ccgcttcgggctgtgaaggttctgaatcttctcaatggaaggacgcagaggttagggagctgatttccatttggggggatgcagctattcaagctagattggatgggtcataccgcaaccgggcggttttacttccgtaaacactggccatgctcactgcgtgtgacgtcatcgtatcctgcaatgcgcatgcggaacacttttaggtcgcttttcgttcatactgaggatcacatacaagtcgcatatatttgttaatgtgaacgacctcacaaaaaaatcggatttcacaaaaaaatcggaattgagcattaagccttgcagtgtgaatgtagcgaAAATAACTAGTCAATGGAAAGAACACTTCTCTGAGAATAGAGAATCACACGTGGATCTTGTAGTTTTAGATACCATAGCTCAGCAGCCTATAGCCTACACAATGGAAACGCCACCCACTATGGAAGAGGTACGCAACTCAATCGCGAAGCTAAATCTTGGAAAAGCAGCTGGTCAAGATGGATTGTTTGCCAAGGTATTTCGGTTTGGAGGAGAGCACTTAACTGATATCATGTACAGAGTTATCTTAGACATCTGGACCTGTGGAGTAGTCCCAAAAGAGTGGAGAGATGCTATTTTGATTCCTCTGTACAAGGGGAAGGGTGTCCGTGAAATCTGTGAGCACTAGAGAGGCATAGCATTATTATGTGCAGCTGGAAACATCTTGTCTGGCGTAATTCTTTCCAGACTAAATGCCCATATGTGTGTTAGAGTCCTCCCAGGATCCCAGTGCGGTTTTAGAGCAAACAGAGGAACAACAGACATGATATCACAGCGCGCCAAATCCAAGAAAAGTGTGTAGAACAGGGCCAGTGCTAGTATCAGGTCTTTGTCAATCTCACAAAGGCTTTTGATACGGTCAACAGAGAAGCACTCTGGATTATTCTTGGAAAGCTTGGCTGCCCCCCACACTTCATAAACCTGGTCAAGTCCTTCCATGATGACATGGAGGCTTCCGTAATTGTTGGCGGCATCATGTCTGAATCCATAAAAGTGGAGAATGGTGTTAAGCAGGGAGATCTAGTTGCACCAACTTTGTTCTCCATCTTCTTTTCCATGGTTCTTATGGATGCCTTCAAGAACTGTGACCAAGGTGTGTATGTACGGTATCGTAGTACAGACAAGCTTTTCAACATACGCCGCTTTTCGGCTAAATCGAAAGTTCTTCTAACTATTGTCTGCGATCTCCTTTACGCTGACGACTGTGACCTGGTCTCCCACACTGCTGCTGATATGCAGAGGTTCATGGACAGGTTGTCCAAGTCATGCAAAGCTTTTGGTCTGATAATCGGTTTGGATAAGAcagtcatgggcggcacggtggtgtagtggttagcgctgtcgcctcacagcaagaaggtcctgggttcgagccccggggccggcgagggcctttcagtgtggagtttgcatgttctccccgtgtccgcgtgggtttcctccgggtgctccggtttcccccacagtccaaagacatgcaggttaggttaactggtgactctaaattgaccgtaggtgtgaatgtgagtgtgaatggttgtctgtgtctatgtgtcagccctgtgatgacctggcgacttgtccagggtgtaccctgcctttcgcccgtagtcagctgggataggctccagcttgcctgcgaccctgtagaaggataaagcggctagagataatgagatgagaggagataagACAGTCATCATGTTTCAACCAGCTCCAGGCGCAGCCTATGTAGAACCTTCCATTTATGTGGATGGGAAGAAGCTGAAAGTCGTTGATAACTTTACCTACCTCAGTAGCATGATAAATCATCAATGTTCCCTTGACAATGAAATCTCTCTCCGGCTTAAGAAAGCTACTGATGCCTTTTCTGTTTTTCAAGACCGTGTATGGTCTCAGAAAGGCTTGAAGAAGAAAACAAAATTAGAGGTCTACAGTATAATGCCTGTGTTCTTACAAGCCTTCTATATTTTTGTGAGACATGGGTGACTTATAGGAAACATTTAGATCTTCTGGAGCGCTTTCATCAGCATTGTCTGTGATCAATCCTTGGCATTCAGCGCATCGCGCATGTTCCAGACACAGAAGCACTGGAGCGAGCCAATACACTCAGCACAGAAGCTCAAATACACAAACACCACCTTTGTTGGGCGGGACATCTGGTTCGGCTGGATGACAGCCGTATCCCCAAGCAGATGTTCTATGGAGAGCTAGCTGAGGGAAAGAGACCTCAGCAAAAACCTAAGAAGCATTTCAAAGACTGTGTTAAAGATTCCCTGTTAAAATTCTATCATAAACTGGGAAGAACAGGCTGGCGATAGGAATACTTGGAGGAAACAGATACACGGAGGCTGTCATTCATTCCATGCTAAGTCAATAGGCTAGGCCAAAACCAAAAGAGCTCCCCGCAAAGGAGAGGAAGTAGATACAGATGTGCCTCAGTTCCGCTGTAATGAGCGTGGCCGTATTAGCTTGTCAAATGCAGGGCTTCAAAGCCATCTCAGAAGTCATACAgaccaccccccccacacacacacagattatatTCAGTTTGTTCCGGTAGACCCACTTACGTGTCATGTCTGCAGCAAAGTCTGCAAGAGCTGTTCTGGACTTACAAGACATTTCAAAACTCAAAGATCCTCCATCCGACGGAACCAACCATCAGGCCACAACCACAGACCTAGTTTGCAGTATTTGCGGCAAACTCTGTAAGCCACTCGCTGGCTTCAAAAGTGACTGTCGATCTCATGTGAGTAGGAATAATCAGCCATAGGTCAACTTGCCAGCGATGGTCTTGCTCGTCTGACGAGTAGACAGCCATCATATATATAGACAGGAGAggaataaagaaaaagaaatgaagCAGAGAATGAAAAAAGTGTGGGATAAAGAGTAAAGAAAGAGTGAAAATGTGGAAACAGTACGTGACAGCCATGGACAAAAATGAAAGAATTATTTACTTTGCCACAGAGATGGATAGACAGAATACAAAATAGAGGGTTAGGCAAGAGACAAACGACAAGTGCCACGCCTCAGCTGATGGTGGGCGTTTGGGACGTTTGACTTCAGAGAGTTTGTCAGACTGTTTCTCAGGAGGACGACTGAGTGAAGACAGAACACCAGTTTGCTTTGGGTTTTATTCTTTGTGATGAAAGTTTGGAGAACAATCTTCCCTATCTCTCACTGCTGAGAGCACCATGACAATCCTCACACAGCTTaagatcagacacacacacacgcaacagtTTGTGGTCTTTCATACTTTGGCTCGTTTGGCGTGGTTCTCCACCGTGTCCTCGGTGACGCTCTCGTCTTCCCCAATGTCTACTGTCGTCTTCTTCCCCAGCAGCTCGAAAATGTCCTCTGGTGCAATACCCTTCGGCTCAGCCACCTTCACCGTCAGCATGTCGAGGGTTAACTCTGTTCCCTTAGGGATTGCCGTCTTCGCCACTACAGACTTACCCAGCTACAGAAGGGGGGGGGATACCAATAAGGAGAACTTCATTGTGCCTGCCAATCACTAAGGtagcgtgtgtgcgtgtgcactTACTCACCTTGTCGTGGCAGGGCACCTCACAGGGCAGCATCTGTTTGATGCCGTTGCCTAGCGCCTGCTCAACAATTCGGACAGATTGTACCAACTCGGCAAGTTCAGAGGGATCAAGCGAGGCGGAGTGGTCGCTGCCCTTCCAGCTCTTATCCAGAGTTACATGACGCTCCAACACCTTCGCACCCATAGCCACAGCTGCCACCGACACAATAATGCCCGTCTCATGACCTGAGTAACCAATCGGGATGTCCGGGAACTCTTTCTGGTATTCCTATTGGTCAGTACATTGAGATATTTTAATTCATAATCAATTACTGTGTGAATACAGCATGATTATTCTTCATATCAacaagggacacacacacacacagacagtgagGTTACCGTGATGACGCGCAGGTTGACATGATCAGGTTCGAGAGGATAGGCACTGGTACACTGCAGGATGCAAAAATTCTCATTGTGTTTCTTCACTGTCTGATACACACGCCGCATCGTCTCCATACTCTGCATCCCGCTAGATACCACCATCGGACGACCtgggggaaacacacacacacacacaattaaaaatCAGGATGCACTTATTTCATAATATACAGTATGATAAATTCTAATAAATATCCAATTAAtcccctcgtgtccgcgtgggtttcctccgggtgctccggtttcccccacagtccaaagacatgcaggttaggttaactggtgactctaaattgagcgtaggtgtgaatgtgaatggttgtctgtgtctatgtgtcagccctgtgatgacctggcgacttgtccagggtgtaccccgccttttgcccatagttagctgggataggctccagcttgcctgcgaccctgtagaaggataaagcggctagagataatgagatgagatccaattAATCCTAAACTTGACAGATTAACAATTCAGATTAATTTAGTTGAACAGATTTCAAATATttgaagttaaagtccttcccgcgccgtgtggcgcatcgggcggcgccgatctccgtttccgcagccctcggcctctcgcctattacatagctagggttacagtgggcggctagtcctctggtaaccacgagagtttgactccccactcgcatctgtattgcagcgtgccttgccagatggcagtaagtaccatttttatgatggtctttggtgatatttgatgttttatctgtattgtttttatttgtattctTCATGTCAACACTTGCTGAGTGATTTTTTCTGTGCCATTAAGTAGGGACTGCAGATGTAAATTAGCCTAAGGCTAACTCTGGTGCAATGCATCAAAtggcaacatttatgtttttaattgcaCATGGTCCCTttcaaataaaatgaaatgaaatgacccgactgttaggtttttttttttcaaaataagtcAAATTTATTGCAATTCCATCCATATACACATACGATATCTCCAAACATCTCCAAGATCTTGTTACAATaatatacaatacaatacaggtGCTTTGTACAGATGACTGATTAAAATGCAAATAGTACAGCAGGTGTATTGTGTTTTCCTGCAGAACAGCTGTTTCAGGAAAATAAGCTTTACTGGAACTTTACATGTACACATGAAAACCTGAAAAAAGCTGAGCAACTGATTATGCAGATTACATGAAATGGTAACCATTACAGCAAACAGCATATCAGAATATTTTACACTTTACCATTTAGAAAATATATACTTTatggcaacaaacaaacaaacaaaaaacctccaATAAATTAATATTgttagggttttttgtttgtttgttcaccgACCGTGaacagaactcacgatctcctgatcaagaggcggacacactaccactaggccactagccggtaaaTATTTGAAGGTAACCCCCAAAATATTGGATACTGACTTTACATGTCCTTTAATTTCAGAGCCTCACTGATGAAATCTAAAGGACATTAAATATTTAGTAAAACAGCAGAATCGGTAAAAATAAATTGTTCTCCATTTTAACCTTTTATCACTGAAAACTCACATGTAATCAAAGAGCTTCACCTTTCTGGGCCGTTTTCTCCAAGTACGGGAAGTTATTGGTGTCTCCGGAGCCGACTTTAAAGAAAGGCACGTCGAGTTCATGAAGAAATTCCACAGCCATCTATAATAAAAATTGCATAAAGTGTGAATGCAGTGTATCCAGCAGGTGTGTTCACACCTGAGGGCGAGCACATGATGAAATCACAGTGTAGAACACCATGGGGCAGTAATCACTCAAACTCAACACTGACCTTCAGacacaccccttttccaccaaatcagttccagggctggttcagggccagtgctggtgctggttcacaactcgttcaacttgcgagccagctgagaaccagtttgcttttccatatgttgcggtgctaagggaagccacgtcattacatcactgtatacgtcagttacgtcgctacgtttgcataaaccttggcgcgaatattgaagcaaaaacaacacggaagaagcagcagcagcaacaacaataataataaaggatgacttcgcgtttgtacagctgctgcttctcgtcgcttaaaaatggcgatctttcgtggtcttgttattgttgttggtcttaacaactctgccccccagctgacgtaagcggttctttcctctggcccagcagagagttggtgctagcctggaaccggttcttctggccccagagccagttctttgtcagtgaaaacagaaaacccggttccaaactaagcactggcccc
This Neoarius graeffei isolate fNeoGra1 chromosome 3, fNeoGra1.pri, whole genome shotgun sequence DNA region includes the following protein-coding sequences:
- the LOC132883322 gene encoding sialic acid synthase-like, whose amino-acid sequence is MPLKFELCPGRMIGGNHPCFIIAEIGQNHQGDLNIAKEMIKMAKDCGADCAKFQKSELEYKFNKHALDRPYTSKHSWGKTYGEHKRHLEFTHEQYRELQRYAQDIGIYFTASGMDEMAVEFLHELDVPFFKVGSGDTNNFPYLEKTAQKGRPMVVSSGMQSMETMRRVYQTVKKHNENFCILQCTSAYPLEPDHVNLRVITEYQKEFPDIPIGYSGHETGIIVSVAAVAMGAKVLERHVTLDKSWKGSDHSASLDPSELAELVQSVRIVEQALGNGIKQMLPCEVPCHDKLGKSVVAKTAIPKGTELTLDMLTVKVAEPKGIAPEDIFELLGKKTTVDIGEDESVTEDTVENHAKRAKAPRRDSVLIPVTRAEP